The following are encoded together in the Pedobacter steynii genome:
- a CDS encoding helix-turn-helix transcriptional regulator codes for MMDGTETPRLSRLTAILTQLQSKRLSTATDLAKKFQVSIRTIYRDIRALEEAGIPVFTEEGKGYSLVEGYRLPPVSFTESQANALITAEQLVLRNKDASFVREYTDAITKIKAVLLHNTKDKADLLSKRIAIRNNLENSSTSNNMSSIQLALTNFNLLQISYQAADQENKVQRTVEPFAIYSTQENWILIAFCRLRQDYRAFRLDRISQLEILQEHFEPHKMTLPEYFAYCLEKSRPLT; via the coding sequence ATGATGGACGGTACTGAAACCCCAAGATTATCGAGGCTTACGGCTATACTGACACAACTTCAAAGCAAACGACTGTCTACCGCAACAGATCTGGCAAAAAAGTTTCAGGTAAGCATCCGCACCATTTACCGGGACATCAGGGCATTGGAAGAAGCCGGCATCCCGGTGTTTACCGAAGAAGGAAAAGGATATTCTTTAGTGGAGGGATATCGTCTTCCTCCGGTGAGTTTTACGGAAAGTCAGGCAAATGCACTGATTACTGCGGAACAATTGGTGCTGAGAAATAAAGATGCTTCCTTTGTAAGGGAATATACAGACGCCATCACTAAAATAAAAGCGGTATTGTTACACAACACAAAGGATAAAGCAGACCTGCTGTCTAAAAGGATTGCCATCAGAAATAACCTGGAAAACAGCAGTACCAGTAATAATATGTCCTCGATTCAGCTGGCATTGACGAATTTCAATTTGTTGCAAATCAGCTATCAGGCGGCCGACCAGGAAAATAAAGTACAAAGAACAGTAGAGCCCTTTGCGATATACAGTACACAGGAAAACTGGATCCTGATCGCTTTTTGCAGATTGCGGCAAGACTACCGGGCTTTTCGTCTGGATAGAATCAGCCAGCTGGAGATTCTTCAAGAACATTTTGAACCTCATAAAATGACCCTTCCGGAATATTTTGCTTATTGTTTAGAAAAATCCAGACCCCTGACATAA
- a CDS encoding DUF4249 domain-containing protein: MKNILQLLLLMLFSTFLWSCEKVVELKRADNEEKYVIEGTITNEPGVCSVLISKTKNFSDDNQFVGLGGAIVTIENKGTTVTLPEISPGIYKTTAINGSPGETYLLKVIVDEKTFSSSSTMPAVVPFEDFYLKPADFDKERTVTYVKYKDPLENRNYYWFQLFVNDKKQRNFALMNDDFTPGQEVNTSVIFQNTTDDLSRDFKKGDKLGVEMHSVDASAYLYLFSLGNAEGSDNGASPANPLSNITGGALGYFSAHTVQKRTLVIP, from the coding sequence ATGAAAAATATACTGCAACTATTGCTTTTAATGCTCTTCTCCACATTTCTTTGGTCCTGTGAAAAAGTCGTAGAGTTAAAACGCGCCGATAATGAGGAGAAATATGTAATTGAAGGAACCATCACCAATGAACCGGGAGTTTGTTCTGTGCTGATCAGCAAGACAAAAAATTTTAGCGACGACAATCAGTTTGTAGGTCTTGGCGGTGCGATCGTGACCATAGAAAACAAAGGGACTACCGTAACCCTTCCTGAAATCAGCCCTGGTATTTATAAAACTACAGCCATCAATGGCAGCCCAGGTGAAACTTATCTGCTGAAGGTAATTGTGGACGAAAAGACCTTCAGCTCATCCAGTACGATGCCTGCCGTTGTACCTTTTGAGGACTTTTACCTTAAACCAGCGGATTTCGACAAAGAACGTACGGTAACCTATGTAAAGTATAAAGACCCTCTGGAAAATAGAAACTATTATTGGTTTCAGCTGTTTGTCAATGACAAAAAGCAAAGAAATTTTGCTTTAATGAACGATGATTTTACTCCCGGACAGGAGGTAAACACCAGTGTAATCTTTCAGAATACTACCGATGATTTGTCAAGGGATTTTAAAAAAGGAGACAAATTAGGGGTAGAAATGCACAGTGTTGATGCTTCTGCTTATCTTTACCTCTTTAGTTTAGGTAACGCAGAAGGTTCCGATAACGGCGCCTCCCCGGCCAACCCGCTAAGCAATATAACCGGTGGCGCTCTTGGTTATTTCAGTGCTCACACCGTTCAAAAAAGAACTTTAGTGATTCCGTAA
- a CDS encoding metallophosphoesterase family protein — MISTKILYKAVFKTDQIDDSHTFQALPLPSGSYPYRLNLEVQQLPEKPQAMVFHMVGDTGGFKQPDLQKQIAGQMAQQYLNAICPEERPSFLYHLGDIVYHYGEADQYESQFLQPYESYPGPIYAIAGNHDTDVNPNCPEPYESLEAFYAAFCNTCPATIHFGTGLKRKSQVQPHVYWTMQAPLATIIGLHTNVPKYGCIKQEQKDWFIKELKEAAKHSADKAIIVCMHHAPYSADVNHGSSQPMIEFLESAFEEAGVKPDIVFSGHVHNYQRFSKHYSDGKTLPFIVAGAGGFDELHGLADPYEPSYRAESELFHQVELDNYCDNRHGFLKISIEKTPFSFAIKGAYYTLPGKDALDNDQEATLFDHFTVDLTGR; from the coding sequence ATGATCAGCACAAAAATTCTTTACAAAGCAGTTTTTAAAACAGATCAGATTGATGACAGTCATACTTTTCAGGCGTTACCACTACCTTCGGGAAGTTACCCATATCGTTTGAATCTGGAAGTGCAGCAATTGCCCGAAAAACCTCAGGCAATGGTTTTTCATATGGTTGGCGATACCGGTGGATTTAAGCAGCCTGACCTGCAGAAACAAATCGCCGGTCAAATGGCGCAACAATATCTAAATGCAATATGTCCTGAGGAACGTCCTTCCTTCTTATACCACCTGGGAGACATTGTTTATCACTATGGTGAAGCAGATCAATATGAATCCCAGTTTCTTCAACCTTACGAAAGTTACCCTGGTCCTATATATGCAATTGCGGGAAACCATGATACTGATGTAAACCCCAATTGTCCGGAACCATATGAGAGTCTGGAAGCATTTTATGCAGCCTTCTGTAACACCTGCCCTGCCACCATACATTTCGGTACCGGGCTTAAAAGAAAAAGCCAGGTACAGCCACATGTATACTGGACCATGCAGGCTCCTTTGGCAACCATCATCGGCCTTCATACCAATGTGCCCAAATATGGCTGCATTAAGCAAGAACAAAAAGACTGGTTTATTAAAGAACTCAAGGAAGCGGCAAAACACAGTGCTGATAAAGCAATAATCGTTTGTATGCACCATGCTCCTTACTCAGCAGATGTAAACCATGGCTCCAGCCAGCCGATGATAGAATTTCTGGAATCAGCTTTTGAAGAGGCGGGAGTTAAGCCAGATATCGTATTTAGCGGGCACGTACACAACTATCAAAGGTTCAGTAAACACTATAGTGATGGCAAAACCCTACCTTTTATTGTAGCGGGTGCCGGCGGCTTTGATGAGCTTCACGGCCTGGCTGATCCTTATGAGCCTAGCTACCGGGCTGAAAGCGAATTATTTCATCAGGTGGAACTGGATAACTATTGTGACAACCGACATGGCTTTTTAAAAATATCCATCGAAAAAACACCTTTCAGTTTTGCGATTAAAGGAGCCTACTACACCCTTCCCGGAAAAGACGCCCTGGACAACGATCAGGAAGCTACCTTATTTGATCATTTCACTGTTGATCTGACAGGGAGGTAA
- a CDS encoding RNA polymerase sigma factor, with amino-acid sequence MSMQVYQTAQSEEKDLLMKLREGDEPAFVKIYNEYRNKVFTYAHQLSKSADIAEEIVQEVFIRIWQKREQINVELSFNAYIKKITLNHVLNHLKKVARNKSLQEETFHLIEVSSNRTEDQLLEKELRQIYVDAIDQLPAQKKIIYQLSRTEELSHEEIALKLNISKNTVKNHMVEASKFIREQVRKNGGIIGFIIVSSNYFHSN; translated from the coding sequence ATGTCAATGCAGGTATATCAAACAGCGCAGTCCGAAGAGAAGGACCTCCTGATGAAACTCAGGGAAGGCGATGAACCCGCGTTTGTAAAAATATACAACGAGTACCGCAATAAAGTATTTACTTATGCGCATCAGCTCAGTAAATCTGCCGATATCGCTGAGGAAATTGTTCAGGAGGTATTTATCCGGATCTGGCAGAAAAGAGAACAGATTAATGTTGAGCTTTCCTTTAACGCCTATATCAAAAAGATCACGCTCAATCACGTATTAAATCACCTTAAAAAAGTTGCGCGCAACAAATCTTTACAGGAAGAGACATTTCATTTGATTGAGGTCAGTTCCAACCGGACAGAAGATCAGTTGCTGGAAAAGGAGCTCCGTCAAATCTATGTAGATGCAATCGATCAGCTGCCAGCTCAGAAAAAAATCATTTATCAGCTGAGCAGAACCGAAGAACTCAGTCATGAGGAGATCGCACTAAAGCTGAATATCTCAAAAAACACAGTAAAGAACCATATGGTAGAAGCCAGCAAGTTTATCCGTGAGCAGGTACGCAAGAATGGCGGGATAATCGGTTTCATCATCGTCTCCTCAAATTATTTTCATTCCAACTAG
- a CDS encoding GyrI-like domain-containing protein, with amino-acid sequence MQKETLKPFFVVGISVRTSNGDGKAAVDIPALWNRFRSEDIAARISNKTGNEVYSVYTDYEGDHTKPYTTIIGYAVENLDQVPEGMRGLAIEGGAYEKQQLKGNLLQGLVFNAWIAIWNSGISRAYTADFEVYSAKNRNPEDAEVDIFIATR; translated from the coding sequence ATGCAAAAAGAAACACTTAAACCATTCTTTGTGGTTGGAATCTCAGTAAGAACAAGTAATGGAGATGGAAAAGCTGCAGTAGATATCCCTGCATTATGGAACAGATTCCGGTCGGAAGATATTGCGGCCAGGATTTCCAATAAAACAGGTAATGAGGTATATAGCGTCTATACTGATTACGAAGGAGACCATACGAAACCCTATACCACCATTATTGGATATGCAGTAGAAAATCTGGACCAGGTCCCGGAAGGCATGCGTGGATTGGCAATTGAAGGAGGGGCTTACGAAAAACAGCAGCTGAAAGGAAATTTATTACAGGGCCTGGTATTTAATGCCTGGATAGCAATCTGGAATTCAGGTATTTCAAGGGCATATACTGCCGATTTTGAAGTCTATAGTGCTAAAAACCGAAATCCAGAGGATGCAGAGGTCGATATCTTTATCGCAACAAGGTAA
- a CDS encoding sterol desaturase family protein, protein MNEILDKNLSIIPLFGFVILLTLVEMYFSYAHDKKVYHGRDTWTNVYLMAAAFVINLTMKTGTFFLLDYFYHNFRFFQISNIFIYWTVLILAQDFLYWVLHATGHYVRLFWAMHVTHHSSEYFNLTTGFRSTVFEPLYRVFFYLPLAMIGFSAVDILFAYLITQIYGNLVHTQAIGKLHPVIEYIFVTPSHHRVHHASNVRYLDKNMGMVLILWDRMFGTFQEEIPEEEIKYGLTSQPEPGAVNIIFHELIALSNDVKKAPGWKNKIKYILYPPGWSHNGVSKTSKSLQKELADQS, encoded by the coding sequence ATGAATGAAATTTTAGACAAAAACCTGAGTATAATTCCCCTCTTTGGATTTGTTATTCTACTTACCTTAGTAGAAATGTATTTTAGTTACGCTCATGATAAAAAAGTTTATCATGGGCGTGATACCTGGACCAACGTCTACCTGATGGCTGCCGCTTTTGTGATCAACCTGACCATGAAAACAGGGACCTTTTTTTTGCTGGATTACTTTTATCATAATTTCCGCTTTTTTCAGATCTCCAATATTTTCATTTACTGGACTGTGCTGATCCTTGCCCAGGACTTTTTATATTGGGTACTGCACGCCACCGGACACTATGTGCGTCTATTCTGGGCCATGCATGTAACACACCACTCTTCGGAATATTTTAACCTGACTACAGGTTTCCGTTCCACTGTATTTGAGCCTTTGTACCGGGTGTTCTTTTATCTTCCATTAGCGATGATAGGTTTCAGCGCTGTTGATATCCTCTTTGCTTACCTGATCACCCAGATTTACGGCAATCTGGTACATACGCAAGCGATTGGAAAGCTTCACCCCGTTATTGAATATATTTTTGTGACGCCGTCGCATCACCGGGTTCATCATGCCAGTAATGTTCGTTATCTGGACAAAAATATGGGCATGGTTCTGATTCTCTGGGATCGGATGTTTGGTACTTTTCAGGAAGAAATTCCGGAAGAAGAAATAAAATATGGATTGACCAGTCAGCCGGAACCAGGTGCAGTAAATATCATTTTCCATGAGTTGATTGCCCTTTCTAATGATGTTAAAAAGGCACCGGGCTGGAAGAATAAGATAAAATATATCTTGTACCCTCCGGGATGGAGCCATAATGGCGTAAGCAAAACCTCCAAAAGCCTGCAGAAAGAGCTCGCAGATCAATCCTGA
- a CDS encoding TonB-dependent receptor, protein MKNYGPTRFLAFIAFLLLILVLVQTSASAQGPLDKKISINIQNEVIKTSLDKISRASGIKFTYNEQVANSKIKISAHAENKSLNEILTTAFSNQPFKFSELDKEIYIRYDAEKAKKFTADPAANPAASQEKHTISGTISSSKTGETLIAATIRVSGSKLATMSNEYGFYSLSIPKGNYSLEFSAIGSGTLKKTVELNKPTTLNIALDDDANELETVTISAATAKRNIDNPQMGMERLNISETKNIPVVLGERDVIKTLQLLPGVKSSGDGTGGLFVRGGSADQNMILLDEAPVYNASHLLGFFSTFNSDAIKNVTLYKSGMPAQYGGGLSSVMDVRMNDGNNQKFGVSGGVGLIAARLNVEGPIQKDKSSFLISARRTYLDAFLKLSSDSTVKNSQLYFYDINAKANYILGDKDRLFVSAYLGRDVLGADKLAGIDWGNITSTVRWNHIFNSKLFSNTSLIFSNYDYKIKVDQDESSLSLFSQIKDWNFKQDLQWYVNDKNTLSFGLNAIYHTIKPGEVRAEGNSGMVSQDLQNRYSLENAIYASNTWKVNDAISLTYGLRLSAFSILGKGDYYTINDAGAVTGQTSYKKGEVVKTYFNLEPRIAAAFQLTESTAIKASYVRNAQNLHLISNSNASSPTDRWVASTNIIKPETSDQVSLGYYKNLSENAYELTVEAYYKDLKNQVDYRNGADIYTNKPIETQLLFGKGRAYGIEWLFKKKTGKFTGWVAYTLSKSERLVNGINNNEWYNTRQDKTHDISIVTMYQLSKKWSVSANWVFATGNAVTFPNAKYTLLGESYYYYSNRNADRMPAYHRLDIGATRILKKRKNFSSELNFSLFNAYGRANAYRIKFREKENDATKTEAVKTTLFRFVPSVSYDFKF, encoded by the coding sequence ATGAAAAATTACGGACCAACACGGTTCCTGGCATTTATTGCCTTTTTACTACTCATTTTAGTGCTTGTCCAGACCAGCGCCTCCGCCCAGGGCCCGCTGGATAAAAAAATAAGTATCAACATTCAGAATGAAGTGATTAAAACTTCACTGGATAAAATCAGTCGTGCCAGCGGCATTAAATTCACTTACAATGAACAGGTTGCCAACAGTAAAATCAAGATCAGTGCTCATGCCGAGAATAAGAGCCTGAATGAAATTTTAACCACTGCGTTCTCCAATCAGCCCTTTAAATTTTCGGAACTCGATAAAGAGATTTACATCCGATATGATGCTGAGAAGGCAAAAAAGTTTACGGCCGATCCGGCGGCCAATCCGGCAGCAAGCCAAGAAAAACATACAATAAGTGGTACAATATCTTCTTCTAAAACCGGAGAAACGCTAATTGCGGCAACTATTAGGGTGAGTGGCAGCAAATTAGCGACCATGAGTAATGAATATGGTTTTTATTCCCTTTCTATACCTAAGGGCAATTACAGTTTAGAATTTAGTGCTATTGGTTCAGGCACCCTGAAAAAAACCGTGGAACTGAATAAACCGACGACTTTAAACATTGCCTTAGACGATGATGCAAATGAGCTGGAAACGGTAACCATTAGTGCAGCAACTGCAAAAAGAAATATAGACAATCCACAAATGGGAATGGAACGCCTGAATATCAGCGAAACAAAAAATATTCCGGTTGTGCTTGGTGAAAGGGATGTGATCAAAACATTACAACTACTGCCGGGGGTTAAATCCTCCGGAGACGGCACAGGAGGTCTCTTTGTGCGCGGAGGAAGTGCAGATCAGAACATGATCCTTCTCGATGAAGCACCGGTTTATAATGCCTCTCACCTGCTTGGCTTCTTTTCTACCTTTAACTCGGACGCCATTAAAAATGTAACCCTCTATAAAAGCGGGATGCCCGCTCAGTACGGAGGTGGTTTATCTTCAGTGATGGATGTAAGAATGAACGATGGAAATAACCAAAAGTTTGGCGTTAGTGGTGGTGTGGGATTGATTGCCGCACGTTTAAATGTTGAAGGCCCGATACAAAAAGATAAATCTTCCTTCCTGATTTCAGCGAGAAGGACTTATCTGGATGCCTTTCTAAAACTATCTTCCGATTCTACAGTGAAAAATTCACAGTTGTATTTCTATGATATTAATGCCAAGGCAAATTATATTTTAGGCGATAAAGACCGTTTATTTGTTTCCGCTTACCTGGGAAGGGATGTATTGGGAGCAGATAAACTAGCCGGAATAGACTGGGGCAACATTACCTCTACAGTACGATGGAACCATATTTTCAATAGTAAGCTCTTCTCTAACACCTCCCTGATCTTTAGCAATTACGATTATAAGATTAAGGTTGACCAGGATGAAAGCTCGCTTTCCTTATTCTCCCAGATCAAAGACTGGAATTTTAAGCAGGACCTGCAATGGTATGTGAACGATAAAAACACTTTGAGTTTCGGGTTGAATGCCATATATCATACCATCAAACCCGGAGAAGTAAGAGCAGAAGGCAATTCAGGTATGGTCTCGCAAGACCTGCAAAACAGGTATTCATTGGAAAATGCGATATATGCCAGCAATACCTGGAAAGTTAACGACGCCATTAGTCTGACGTATGGGCTACGCTTATCGGCCTTCAGTATTCTTGGTAAAGGTGATTACTATACCATCAATGATGCCGGAGCGGTAACTGGTCAGACCAGTTACAAAAAGGGAGAGGTTGTAAAGACCTATTTCAATCTGGAACCCCGGATTGCCGCTGCGTTTCAGCTAACAGAATCGACAGCAATTAAGGCCTCTTACGTCCGCAATGCACAAAACCTGCATCTGATTTCTAATTCCAATGCCTCCTCTCCAACCGACAGGTGGGTAGCGAGTACCAATATCATCAAACCAGAAACCAGTGATCAGGTATCATTGGGTTATTATAAAAACCTGTCCGAAAATGCTTATGAACTAACTGTAGAAGCCTATTATAAGGACCTTAAGAATCAGGTTGATTATCGCAATGGTGCCGATATCTACACCAATAAACCGATTGAAACCCAATTACTTTTTGGTAAGGGCCGCGCTTATGGAATAGAGTGGTTGTTTAAAAAGAAAACCGGAAAATTTACCGGATGGGTAGCCTACACCCTTTCTAAATCAGAACGATTGGTTAATGGAATAAATAACAACGAATGGTACAACACCAGACAGGATAAGACCCATGATATATCGATAGTAACCATGTACCAGCTCAGCAAGAAATGGTCAGTATCGGCTAACTGGGTTTTTGCCACCGGAAATGCGGTAACTTTCCCAAATGCGAAATATACCCTATTGGGAGAAAGTTATTATTATTACTCCAACCGAAATGCGGATAGAATGCCAGCATATCACCGATTGGACATTGGGGCTACACGTATCCTGAAAAAGAGAAAAAATTTCTCCTCTGAGCTCAACTTCAGCTTATTTAACGCTTACGGAAGAGCAAATGCTTACCGGATCAAATTCAGGGAAAAGGAAAATGATGCCACAAAAACTGAGGCAGTGAAAACTACTTTATTCAGATTTGTCCCTTCAGTTTCTTATGATTTCAAATTTTAA
- a CDS encoding FecR family protein, whose product MEEKEELKQLYQLYLTNQCSAEELERFFVLIKNSKDDEALLDLMSASWDQTQGIPESGLLPDFLPKETKQHQFPPTRRIRFGYWPVASAAAILLILSCLFFFRSTVWEIISPVHQLETYTANTERKQLQLADGTRVWLSPNSKLKYPEEFKAEQRVVNLDGEAFFEVAHDADHPFIIQSGKVNTSVLGTSFNISAYPQQADISVTLVTGKVSVALQKDNSISEMTIIGNQQVVINKAEEKISKSDFPSAGDYLNRRLGHFDYKGTAMGEVIRDIALQYQTRIQLSPELRNRLFFGNLDMNKSLVQTLNKLCIVMEARWEKNGGQYVILK is encoded by the coding sequence ATGGAAGAAAAAGAAGAACTAAAACAGCTTTATCAATTGTATTTGACCAATCAGTGTTCAGCAGAAGAACTGGAACGCTTCTTTGTACTGATCAAAAACAGCAAGGATGATGAAGCGCTCCTGGACTTAATGTCTGCAAGCTGGGATCAGACTCAGGGCATCCCTGAATCAGGCCTCCTTCCCGATTTTCTTCCTAAAGAAACAAAACAGCATCAATTTCCCCCGACCCGCAGGATTCGCTTCGGCTATTGGCCAGTTGCCTCAGCCGCAGCAATCCTGCTTATATTAAGCTGTCTTTTCTTTTTCAGATCAACCGTATGGGAAATCATCAGTCCAGTTCATCAATTGGAAACTTATACCGCCAATACGGAACGGAAGCAATTACAACTAGCGGATGGAACCAGGGTCTGGCTTAGCCCAAACAGTAAATTAAAATATCCGGAGGAGTTCAAAGCTGAGCAAAGGGTAGTTAATCTGGATGGGGAAGCTTTCTTTGAGGTAGCTCATGATGCAGATCACCCTTTCATCATTCAAAGTGGAAAAGTAAATACAAGTGTATTGGGAACCAGTTTCAATATATCTGCTTATCCGCAACAGGCCGACATCAGTGTAACCCTTGTTACCGGAAAGGTTTCCGTAGCCCTGCAAAAGGACAACAGCATTTCTGAAATGACCATCATTGGCAATCAGCAGGTAGTGATTAATAAAGCGGAAGAAAAAATCAGTAAATCAGATTTCCCGAGTGCCGGTGATTATTTAAACAGACGCCTGGGGCATTTTGATTATAAAGGAACCGCAATGGGAGAAGTGATCAGGGATATAGCGCTTCAATATCAAACCAGGATCCAGTTAAGTCCAGAGCTTAGAAACAGGCTCTTTTTTGGCAACCTGGATATGAATAAATCCTTAGTACAGACTTTAAATAAATTATGTATAGTAATGGAAGCCCGTTGGGAGAAAAATGGAGGGCAGTATGTAATTCTAAAATAA
- a CDS encoding alpha/beta fold hydrolase has protein sequence MKKLRQIVESIKNLPDRDSDQLQSLLWQLICYSPKIPVRFHQQKLLDEAEFIPLKVKDQYFSKSDLNINCFKWGNGPVKILLTHGWGSKGVDFSDIISLLRTNKDFEIWSFDAPGNGSSEGEISNLFLYAESIKQLFKHLGIPHIMIGHSLGGMANSLALQQVKEYPKLLISIAPLVNLKDNFIASMNAVNTSEEAQRKFFDDFEKLFDQKTEHFVLNRIYDFSDQLKHLLIYDSNDLISPASYIEDFLRENPQIKASSYQETTHSKILTDSRVLTEVDLFIQQGL, from the coding sequence ATGAAAAAACTGAGACAGATCGTTGAAAGCATCAAAAATTTACCAGACCGGGATTCGGATCAACTCCAATCCCTGCTCTGGCAACTCATCTGCTACTCACCAAAAATACCGGTGCGTTTCCACCAACAAAAACTGTTGGATGAAGCAGAATTCATTCCTTTGAAGGTAAAGGACCAATATTTCAGCAAGTCAGATTTAAACATCAATTGCTTTAAATGGGGAAATGGCCCTGTTAAAATACTGCTGACCCATGGATGGGGTTCTAAAGGCGTCGACTTCAGTGACATTATTTCCCTGCTCAGAACAAATAAGGATTTCGAGATCTGGTCTTTTGATGCTCCCGGAAACGGAAGTTCTGAAGGAGAGATCAGTAACCTCTTCCTTTATGCTGAATCAATTAAACAGCTTTTTAAGCATCTCGGTATACCTCATATCATGATCGGACATTCGCTTGGCGGAATGGCCAATTCACTTGCTTTACAACAAGTCAAAGAGTATCCTAAGTTACTGATCAGCATTGCTCCTTTGGTGAACTTAAAAGACAATTTTATTGCATCCATGAATGCGGTAAATACATCCGAAGAAGCACAACGAAAATTCTTTGATGATTTTGAAAAGTTATTTGATCAAAAGACCGAGCATTTTGTATTAAACCGGATTTATGATTTTTCAGATCAATTGAAGCATCTGTTGATTTACGATTCCAATGACCTCATTTCTCCCGCCAGCTATATTGAAGATTTTTTAAGAGAAAACCCACAAATAAAAGCATCTTCCTATCAGGAAACCACTCATTCGAAAATATTGACAGATTCCAGGGTACTGACGGAGGTAGATTTGTTTATCCAGCAGGG